Genomic segment of Benincasa hispida cultivar B227 chromosome 1, ASM972705v1, whole genome shotgun sequence:
aagaaagtaaaaaGTTTACTGATAATATAGGCTTTTACTTTTTACTGAAATTAATattgtttgttattttttaataataatgacaacaataacaataacaatatttCATACTAGGAAAtacaatattaatatatttttaaaagttatagtTTAAATGCTAATAAATAAcaagtttttcaaaaaaatcaataataaactagTAGAGGAgcctaaatttaagatttattggaaGTATATGgactagaaattaaaaaattgaaagtacaagaCTAACACGGAACAAAATTCAAAGCATGAGGAATGGTATTCtaatggataaatttagtagaaaattaaaaatatagcaaTGTTAAAATAAGTAATTAATCTTTAAATTCTATGAAATCTTGCAAAATCCAACCATTTTACTTGTgattaaaaaagaacaaaattcaTTGGAAATCTGTTTGTTATGTTAATCACCACTAACTCAAAAAAAGTGTTTAGATTGGGTGATTTAACAACAATGGACATATTTTGACcacatttaaataaaatgataattaaGGATAAGGGGCTGGTTTGTTGTCTCTTGAGCTTTTAGATTTAGTGGTAATTTAAACATGGCGTACCTTAGAATTTTCAGCACCAGAACTATTACGACTACGAGAAACATTGGTCCCAGCCGGCAAACTTCCATCCTCAGTTTGTCTCTCCTCGCGCACTCTGGTGAAAATATTAGTGTAGTTCTCAGATGATGATGGATCACTCTCATCCCAGTCACCAAATTTCGGGACAGTGGCACCACGATCAGGCTGCAACATCAAAACATAAGGGATAATGTCATTCAAAATCATGTCATCAATGTTCATAAACCAGTTGGTTGCAACGAATTCTAGTCAACTTTTGTTTCAAAAAAGACCCTGGTATGatatttaaagaacaaaactgGAAACTAAGCCACTCTGAACATAATTATGTCCAAAATCTTTTCATGACACTCTACTTGTGAAACTAAACATGTGATGGAAaggaaatgagaaaaagaagcTACGGTTTCGTTGCCCCGAGGAACAGATCGTTGACGTGATCTTCCGGGAGTCAAGGGAGCTAAACCATCATGACTACCTCCTTTAGGCGAACTTGAACCCCTTCTTTCCCGTAATGGTGAAGATGGTATAACAGTTTTTGCTTCGGTCCTTGGATGCTGTCGTGGATGGAGAGGTGAATTTTCTATGCTGCAGTCAGAACCTGCACCATTTCTCATAGTCCTTTTCGATGAATTACTGGTCCCATTGTTGTTACCTTGACGTTGATGAAGAGGCGAGTTAAAGCTAACCTGACCTGTCGATTGATGGTTCAGAGGGGAATCAAGATGTTTCTTCATGTTACCATCTTCCAAGCTCAAATCTTCTTGTGCATGCTTTGGCCTAGATGCTTGTTGACCCCGACTCTTTGCTGATTTTATACCATTATAATCCCAACCAGGCATTTCCAGAGCATCATGGTGTAATGGAGACTCGGTTTGCCTCCTCACAACACCACCTTCTTTGATTTTGTGTTGCTCATAGTTTGACCTTACTGTGTCTGAAATCTCCTCTCGGTGAAGAGAAGGATCATTCGGATTCATCCTCTCAAATTTAGCCTTCGTTGCATTGTCAAAATAGGTCGTATACGGGACATCTTCCCCATCATCCCACTTACCAAATTTTGGTACTTGTGAACTCCGCTGCAATATGAGAAGAAAATGATTTACTAATCTATTTTCAGTGGACCAACCATAAGCAAAGAAACTAAATTTTTTGTTCTGAACTGGATTGTGTTCTTGCGCAAAATTATATGATTAGTAGAGGGATGTCATAAAATCATATGCAACACATATATAACCCTCCTTCTAGAGGTATGATGATGACGTGACCAAAACACTGGCAGTTCTACAATATTCTATCCGATTAATGCAGATTCCTGCATCATCTTAAAACTTTCTTAGGAGTTTCCTTATTGTCAAAGTGCTACAGTAAAAAATCTATGAAGAGGTTAAAAAACCGTCTATGTAAAGGAAAATGAAGGTATGCAATCAGCTAGAAAGCAAGGACACAGACATGC
This window contains:
- the LOC120068271 gene encoding RPM1-interacting protein 4-like isoform X2, producing MSFDCKKTIYPLFFTMSRLVFHMRFGTGLQLQNFLFHFSDLYASMTRQYMLIGTTNRSSQVPKFGKWDDGEDVPYTTYFDNATKAKFERMNPNDPSLHREEISDTVRSNYEQHKIKEGGVVRRQTESPLHHDALEMPGWDYNGIKSAKSRGQQASRPKHAQEDLSLEDGNMKKHLDSPLNHQSTGSDCSIENSPLHPRQHPRTEAKTVIPSSPLRERRGSSSPKGGSHDGLAPLTPGRSRQRSVPRGNETPDRGATVPKFGDWDESDPSSSENYTNIFTRVREERQTEDGSLPAGTNVSRSRNSSGAENSKRCCCFPWGK
- the LOC120068271 gene encoding RPM1-interacting protein 4-like isoform X3; the protein is MARSSQVPKFGKWDDGEDVPYTTYFDNATKAKFERMNPNDPSLHREEISDTVRSNYEQHKIKEGGVVRRQTESPLHHDALEMPGWDYNGIKSAKSRGQQASRPKHAQEDLSLEDGNMKKHLDSPLNHQSTGQVSFNSPLHQRQGNNNGTSNSSKRTMRNGAGSDCSIENSPLHPRQHPRTEAKTVIPSSPLRERRGSSSPKGGSHDGLAPLTPGRSRQRSVPRGNETPDRGATVPKFGDWDESDPSSSENYTNIFTRVREERQTEDGSLPAGTNVSRSRNSSGAENSKRCCCFPWGK
- the LOC120068271 gene encoding RPM1-interacting protein 4-like isoform X1; its protein translation is MSFDCKKTIYPLFFTMSRLVFHMRFGTGLQLQNFLFHFSDLYASMTRQYMLIGTTNRSSQVPKFGKWDDGEDVPYTTYFDNATKAKFERMNPNDPSLHREEISDTVRSNYEQHKIKEGGVVRRQTESPLHHDALEMPGWDYNGIKSAKSRGQQASRPKHAQEDLSLEDGNMKKHLDSPLNHQSTGQVSFNSPLHQRQGNNNGTSNSSKRTMRNGAGSDCSIENSPLHPRQHPRTEAKTVIPSSPLRERRGSSSPKGGSHDGLAPLTPGRSRQRSVPRGNETPDRGATVPKFGDWDESDPSSSENYTNIFTRVREERQTEDGSLPAGTNVSRSRNSSGAENSKRCCCFPWGK
- the LOC120068271 gene encoding RPM1-interacting protein 4-like isoform X4, whose translation is MSFDCKKTIYPLFFTMSRLVFHMRFGTGLQLQNFLFHFSDLYASMTRQYMLIGTTNRSSQVPKFGKWDDGEDVPYTTYFDNATKAKFERMNPNDPSLHREEISDTVRSNYEQHKIKEGGVVRRQTESPLHHDALEMPGWDYNGIKSAKSRGQQASRPKHAQEDLSLEDGNMKKHLDSPLNHQSTGQVSFNSPLHQRQGNNNGTSNSSKRTMRNGAGSDCSIENSPLHPRQHPRTEAKTVIPSSPLRERRGSSSPKGA